A single window of Methanomassiliicoccaceae archaeon DNA harbors:
- a CDS encoding ABC transporter ATP-binding protein, whose amino-acid sequence METLRVDNVHKMYGNIEAVKGIGFSVKEGEIFGLIGPNGAGKTTALRMISTLITITSGSITVCGYDVATQGDEVRKSISYLPEDAGAYKDLTGRTYLRFIAGFFTDNEETDIMCQRGIDIANLGDRIDSKVNTYSKGMMRRLLIARAIMTAPRFAIMDEVTSGLDVMNAHDIRELIRDIAKSGVTVLLSSHNMFEVESLCDRVAMINKGEIIMQGTPAELKAKYDAKNLEEVFIKGVKSVERFT is encoded by the coding sequence ATGGAAACTCTGCGCGTGGATAACGTGCACAAGATGTACGGGAACATAGAGGCCGTCAAAGGTATCGGCTTCTCGGTCAAGGAAGGAGAGATATTCGGCCTGATAGGCCCGAACGGTGCCGGTAAAACAACAGCGCTCAGGATGATATCGACGCTTATCACCATCACGTCCGGAAGCATCACCGTTTGCGGATACGACGTTGCAACTCAGGGTGACGAGGTCAGGAAATCCATCAGCTATCTTCCCGAGGACGCGGGCGCATACAAGGACCTGACCGGCCGTACATATCTGCGCTTTATTGCAGGCTTCTTCACTGACAATGAAGAGACGGATATAATGTGCCAGAGAGGTATCGATATCGCTAATCTAGGCGATAGGATCGACAGCAAGGTCAACACATACAGCAAAGGCATGATGAGACGCCTGCTCATCGCCAGAGCAATAATGACCGCTCCGCGCTTCGCCATCATGGACGAAGTCACATCTGGACTGGACGTAATGAACGCCCACGACATCAGAGAACTCATTCGGGATATAGCCAAATCCGGAGTTACCGTTCTGCTTTCCTCACACAACATGTTCGAGGTCGAATCCCTGTGCGACCGTGTCGCCATGATCAACAAAGGAGAAATCATCATGCAGGGAACTCCTGCCGAACTCAAGGCGAAGTACGATGCGAAAAATCTTGAAGAAGTCTTTATCAAGGGGGTGAAGTCGGTTGAACGATTTACTTAA
- a CDS encoding prefoldin subunit beta: MNGISPQLQNQITQFQQVQQQLQNVSTQKVQMEAQLRELQRTLEELGKANGDVYKNVGSLLIKVDDKDTLKLDIEDSMETMDIRVKSLDRQEKSLREKYQSLQDTLNKAMGNTAAGEE, encoded by the coding sequence ATGAACGGAATCAGCCCCCAGCTCCAGAATCAGATAACTCAGTTCCAGCAGGTGCAGCAACAGCTGCAGAACGTCAGCACTCAGAAAGTACAGATGGAAGCCCAGCTCAGGGAGCTCCAGCGCACTTTGGAGGAACTCGGCAAGGCGAACGGCGACGTCTACAAGAACGTAGGGTCCCTTCTGATAAAGGTCGATGACAAAGACACGCTCAAACTGGACATCGAAGACTCGATGGAGACCATGGACATAAGGGTCAAAAGCCTGGACCGCCAGGAGAAGAGCCTGCGCGAGAAATACCAGTCGCTGCAGGACACCCTCAACAAGGCCATGGGAAACACCGCGGCCGGCGAAGAGTAA
- a CDS encoding KEOPS complex subunit Pcc1, which produces MLTAVLVIGSGDADSIVASVGPETGDLPRTHVTVRSEGDSAVVEITAADSSAMRAALNSYLECIAITEDIENIIR; this is translated from the coding sequence ATGCTGACTGCGGTCCTCGTCATCGGTTCCGGAGATGCCGACAGCATAGTCGCATCCGTCGGACCCGAGACAGGAGACCTCCCCCGTACACACGTGACCGTGCGTTCCGAGGGAGATTCCGCTGTGGTGGAGATTACCGCAGCGGACTCATCTGCGATGAGGGCTGCGCTAAACTCATATCTAGAATGCATAGCGATCACGGAAGACATAGAGAATATCATAAGGTGA
- a CDS encoding DNA-directed RNA polymerase subunit P translates to MYRCAKCNEPIRNVNALGLQCEKCGSKIFFKDRPNIKKVLKSD, encoded by the coding sequence ATGTACAGGTGCGCTAAATGCAACGAGCCTATAAGGAACGTCAACGCGCTGGGTCTCCAGTGCGAGAAGTGCGGCTCGAAGATCTTCTTCAAGGACAGACCGAACATCAAGAAGGTCCTTAAGTCAGACTGA
- a CDS encoding 50S ribosomal protein L37ae, producing the protein MSKRTNKAGSSGRFGARYGVVVRNRVKSIEAQQKMRHECPVCHHTSVKRVSSGIWECSRCNTKFAAQAYTPTTKKEISKVSEQ; encoded by the coding sequence ATGTCTAAGAGAACCAACAAGGCAGGTAGCTCCGGAAGGTTCGGCGCAAGGTACGGTGTCGTCGTACGCAACAGGGTCAAATCAATCGAGGCCCAGCAGAAGATGAGACACGAGTGCCCAGTGTGCCACCACACGTCCGTAAAGAGGGTAAGTTCCGGAATCTGGGAGTGCAGCCGCTGCAACACGAAGTTCGCAGCACAAGCTTACACCCCCACCACCAAGAAAGAGATCTCCAAAGTATCGGAGCAGTGA
- the rrp42 gene encoding exosome complex protein Rrp42 — MSSEIISEIRRDYIVNLLKEGKRADGRGVADIRDIKFEVGLIESADGSAKVSLGETTVIAGVKIIPGTPFPDTPNSGVLTTGAELIPMAHASFESGPPGEDAIELARVVDRGIRESGMIDVSKLCITPGQEVWMCYIDIYVIDYCGNLFDACNLAAVLAIKNAIVPAEQYGKGENYPMPVTCTPISVTAAKIGKDLILDPNFDEEHIASARLTIATDDDGNFRAMQKGGQGSITLDELSSCLDMAVETGIKIRKIIG; from the coding sequence ATGAGCAGTGAGATTATTTCAGAAATCAGGCGCGACTACATCGTAAACTTGCTCAAAGAAGGCAAGAGAGCCGACGGCCGCGGAGTGGCCGACATCAGGGACATCAAGTTCGAGGTCGGCCTCATTGAGAGTGCGGACGGTTCCGCAAAAGTAAGCCTGGGAGAGACCACCGTAATAGCCGGAGTGAAGATCATTCCCGGTACGCCGTTCCCCGACACACCGAACAGCGGAGTTCTGACCACCGGCGCGGAGCTGATCCCGATGGCGCACGCATCCTTCGAATCCGGACCTCCCGGAGAGGACGCCATCGAGCTCGCACGTGTCGTGGACCGCGGAATACGCGAGTCCGGAATGATCGACGTCAGCAAACTGTGCATAACGCCCGGACAGGAAGTCTGGATGTGCTACATAGACATCTACGTGATCGACTACTGCGGAAACCTGTTCGACGCCTGCAACCTCGCGGCAGTCCTGGCGATTAAGAACGCCATAGTTCCGGCGGAGCAGTACGGCAAGGGCGAGAACTATCCCATGCCGGTCACTTGCACTCCGATCTCGGTCACCGCGGCCAAGATAGGAAAAGACTTAATATTAGACCCAAATTTCGACGAGGAGCACATTGCCTCTGCACGTCTGACCATTGCGACGGACGATGACGGCAACTTCAGAGCCATGCAAAAGGGCGGCCAGGGTTCAATCACCCTCGACGAACTCAGCTCATGTCTCGACATGGCCGTGGAAACGGGAATCAAAATCAGAAAAATAATCGGGTGA
- the rrp41 gene encoding exosome complex exonuclease Rrp41, with protein MSGHSDIVLVDKKGIRIDGRTAEEHRHVKIEAGVLKNADGSAYVEIGKNKVLAAVYGPRECHPRHLQNPTKAIVQCKYNMEAYSVSDRKRPGTDRRSVEISKITAEALENVILTGLFPRASIDVYIEILQANAGTRCAGLTAASVALADAGIPMRDIIPAMAAGKADGHVLLDLNKEEDNYGQADVPLAIVPSTDEIVLLQMDGNMTREEFDRAIEMAVGGCKELYVLQKDALKRRYTVDGEEDDSDEQ; from the coding sequence ATGAGCGGACACAGTGACATTGTATTAGTTGACAAAAAAGGCATTAGGATCGACGGAAGGACCGCAGAGGAGCACAGACACGTGAAGATCGAAGCCGGCGTCCTCAAGAACGCCGACGGCTCGGCTTACGTAGAGATAGGAAAGAACAAAGTCCTCGCCGCGGTCTACGGACCCAGGGAATGCCACCCCAGGCACCTGCAGAACCCCACAAAGGCCATAGTCCAATGCAAGTACAATATGGAGGCCTACTCGGTAAGCGACAGGAAGAGGCCCGGAACCGACAGGAGGTCCGTCGAGATATCCAAGATAACGGCAGAGGCACTCGAGAACGTGATCCTCACCGGTCTGTTCCCCCGTGCATCGATCGACGTCTACATCGAGATCCTTCAGGCTAACGCAGGAACGAGGTGCGCCGGGCTCACCGCGGCATCGGTCGCCCTGGCAGACGCAGGAATACCCATGAGGGACATAATCCCTGCCATGGCCGCAGGAAAAGCCGACGGACACGTGCTGCTGGACCTCAACAAGGAAGAGGACAACTATGGTCAGGCGGACGTCCCCTTGGCCATCGTACCGAGCACGGACGAGATCGTCCTCCTCCAGATGGACGGCAACATGACCCGCGAAGAGTTCGACCGCGCCATAGAGATGGCTGTCGGAGGGTGCAAAGAACTATACGTCCTCCAGAAGGACGCACTTAAGAGACGCTACACCGTCGACGGAGAGGAGGATGATTCCGATGAGCAGTGA
- the rrp4 gene encoding exosome complex RNA-binding protein Rrp4, with protein MDNNNAKNAREVVVPGDKLDGGNLKAGENTYVLDGVVRASILGVKMVRQNTISVIPLGGRYMPATGDTVIGMVNDIGSSNWMVDIGAPYPAPLHVSEVPWKVAFGDTSKYLNVGDVVMLKILMVDESNKISVTMKDSGLRKLEGGRLVNVSHTKVSRIIGKSGSMIQMIKNITDCRIFIGQNGTIWIDGDGLNADVATKAIKMIDDETVRSNLTERVKKFLEKEIPQDEEAEENEEGDE; from the coding sequence ATGGACAATAATAACGCAAAGAACGCCCGCGAGGTCGTCGTCCCAGGAGATAAATTGGACGGCGGTAACCTGAAAGCGGGAGAGAACACATATGTGCTGGACGGCGTGGTCCGAGCCAGCATACTCGGCGTCAAAATGGTACGTCAGAACACGATCAGCGTGATTCCGCTGGGAGGGCGCTACATGCCCGCGACCGGAGATACCGTCATCGGAATGGTCAACGACATAGGGTCTTCCAACTGGATGGTCGACATAGGCGCCCCCTATCCCGCACCGCTCCATGTGAGCGAAGTGCCCTGGAAGGTCGCATTTGGCGATACCTCGAAGTACCTGAACGTCGGGGACGTCGTCATGCTGAAAATCCTCATGGTCGATGAGAGCAACAAGATATCCGTCACAATGAAGGATTCCGGACTGAGAAAACTTGAGGGCGGGAGGCTCGTGAATGTCTCCCATACCAAAGTATCGAGGATCATCGGGAAAAGCGGGTCGATGATACAGATGATAAAAAACATCACCGACTGTCGCATATTCATCGGACAGAACGGAACAATATGGATCGATGGCGATGGCCTCAATGCGGACGTCGCGACTAAAGCGATCAAAATGATAGATGATGAGACCGTCAGGTCTAATCTGACCGAAAGGGTCAAGAAATTTTTAGAAAAGGAAATCCCTCAGGACGAGGAAGCAGAAGAGAACGAAGAGGGAGATGAGTGA
- a CDS encoding ribosome assembly factor SBDS — translation MVDLENAIVARLESHGETFEILLDPAAMDLIKRGKEIDLSEYLAVEDVFKNAGKGTRPPEDKLREVFGTTDPLAVAKVVIQKGEVQITTEQRRDMLEAKRRRIITHIAANAINPQTKLPHPAQRIEIALDEARFRPDLFKPMDKEIDEAMKLLRPLLPIRFEKSRVVVKVSGPDYARCYDDIVHYGVVEREEWGSDGSWMGLMEVPAGLTMELSEKLKHKTKGTASVKVLN, via the coding sequence ATGGTCGACCTCGAAAACGCCATAGTGGCCAGGCTGGAGAGCCATGGCGAGACATTCGAGATACTTCTTGACCCTGCGGCGATGGACCTCATCAAACGTGGGAAAGAGATAGACTTATCAGAATATCTGGCAGTCGAGGACGTCTTTAAGAACGCCGGGAAGGGGACGCGTCCCCCCGAGGACAAGCTTAGAGAGGTGTTCGGCACCACGGACCCTCTCGCCGTAGCTAAAGTAGTGATACAGAAGGGCGAGGTGCAGATCACCACCGAGCAGAGGAGAGATATGCTCGAGGCGAAGCGCAGGCGGATAATAACGCATATCGCCGCCAACGCCATAAACCCACAGACGAAGCTGCCCCACCCTGCCCAGAGGATTGAAATTGCCCTGGACGAGGCCAGGTTCCGCCCGGACCTGTTCAAACCCATGGACAAGGAGATAGACGAGGCGATGAAGCTTCTCAGGCCGCTGCTTCCGATCAGATTCGAGAAGAGCAGAGTGGTCGTGAAAGTGAGCGGCCCTGATTACGCAAGGTGCTACGACGACATCGTACACTATGGCGTGGTCGAACGCGAGGAATGGGGAAGCGACGGCTCATGGATGGGGCTCATGGAGGTCCCTGCGGGACTTACTATGGAACTGTCCGAGAAGCTGAAGCACAAGACTAAGGGAACGGCATCCGTTAAGGTGCTCAATTAA
- the psmA gene encoding archaeal proteasome endopeptidase complex subunit alpha — protein MQPGQMAYDRGITVFSPDGRLFQVEYAREAVKKGTTTIGLKYKGGVALIVDKKVSSKLVEPASIEKIYDIDEHIGCATSGLVADARILVEEARKSAQVHKITYGENISVEMLVKKICDYKQNYTQYGGARPFGTAMLMAGIDDMGISLFETDPSGALVSYRATCIGSGRPAVMDILEKEYEDGMDFEGALKLALKALGSAMEEKPVAANVEVGIVETGKKFRRLTEEEIAELLKE, from the coding sequence ATGCAACCAGGACAAATGGCTTATGACAGGGGGATTACGGTTTTCTCCCCCGACGGAAGGCTCTTTCAGGTCGAGTATGCCCGAGAAGCAGTGAAGAAGGGCACCACGACCATAGGGCTGAAGTACAAGGGCGGCGTGGCCCTCATCGTGGACAAAAAAGTGTCCAGTAAACTTGTGGAGCCGGCCTCCATCGAGAAGATCTATGACATTGATGAGCACATTGGGTGCGCGACATCCGGCCTCGTGGCAGATGCGAGAATCCTTGTAGAAGAAGCGAGGAAGAGCGCCCAGGTACACAAAATCACCTACGGCGAGAACATCTCCGTGGAGATGCTCGTCAAGAAGATCTGCGACTACAAACAGAACTACACCCAGTATGGCGGAGCACGCCCCTTCGGTACGGCCATGTTGATGGCTGGTATCGACGACATGGGCATCAGCCTTTTCGAGACTGATCCTTCGGGAGCGCTAGTATCCTACAGGGCGACATGCATAGGGTCCGGCCGCCCTGCCGTCATGGACATTCTCGAGAAGGAGTATGAGGACGGCATGGATTTCGAGGGCGCGCTTAAGCTCGCCCTGAAGGCGCTGGGCAGTGCCATGGAAGAGAAACCCGTTGCAGCGAATGTTGAGGTCGGTATCGTGGAGACCGGGAAGAAGTTCCGCAGGCTCACCGAAGAAGAGATTGCCGAACTGCTCAAAGAGTGA
- a CDS encoding FAD-dependent oxidoreductase: MTKSALVIGGGIAGIQASLDLADRGIHVYLVEKDPTIGGKMSRLDKTFPTNDCSACILSPKMADCAGHPNISMLTYHEVMKIDGEAGDFKVTVKKKARYVNPEECTSCGDCIVKCPVKDIPDEFEYGLTKRKAIYIPHAQAVPRVAIIDGEHCRMIQKGKCGLCQKACQKGAIHYDDKDEELVIDVGSIIAANGFQLWNAGIATEYGYGRIPNVITSMEFERYMCASGCSSGHIVMPSSGEAPKRIAFIQCCGSRSQKEGWKKYCSSVCCMYATKEAMLTKEHIADVEEDIYFMDIRSYGKEFEDYIHRAEDQYKIGMIRGARVSNLEEDPVTKQVLVNFTDSDNNGRTEVYDMAVLSVGLVPPDGAKEFADMLGIELNEYGFCKTSVYYPLETTRKGIFVTGSFAAPKDIPTSVAEASGASAKAGKYIVGKDFTPCAPKEYPKEKDVVGKEPRVGVWVCHCGSNIAGTVDVKAVSEFAANLPGVVYSTNVTYACAQDALKAISEAITSKDLNRVVVASCTPRTHEPLFREACQDGGLNKYLCNMANIRDQCSWIHMQNPEAATKKSKDLVKMAVAKTVLLEPLVGSDVPVKQVAAVIGGGITGMTAALDLAGQGFETHLVEREKELGGFARNFHHKEDGVEVAQFLKDTIEKVKSCNLIKVHTGVSVKDIPGYVGNFIVKLSDGSEIEAGAVLLAVGASQYKPTEFNYGKDPKVMTTLEAEAKIADGTFKGEKIAFISCVGSRSKDVAYCSRVCCSGALRNAVRIKMANPMADVTYFHKDVRTYGFREELYYLASQLGIRFVRYPVEDDLPAYDGKRVKAFDATLGAEIEIPVDTVVLAAGMTPGREEKEEIAKMVKVPISKDGFYFEAHQKLRPVDFATEGVFVAGTAHWPKFMDECMAQASGAASRMITIISKDKRVSEGIVASPNPERCDGCGVCVGCCDYNAISIVDCGNGKLKSSVNAALCKACGSCVASCPSGAMEQAGFKSKQICAEIDAFLNPAGGE, encoded by the coding sequence TTGACCAAATCAGCATTAGTTATAGGAGGAGGGATTGCAGGTATACAGGCTTCGTTGGATCTTGCAGACAGAGGCATACACGTCTACTTGGTGGAGAAGGACCCCACCATCGGCGGAAAGATGTCCCGTCTCGACAAGACTTTCCCGACGAACGACTGCTCTGCATGCATTCTGTCCCCGAAAATGGCAGACTGTGCGGGTCACCCGAACATCTCGATGCTTACTTACCATGAGGTAATGAAGATCGACGGTGAAGCAGGGGACTTCAAAGTAACAGTCAAGAAGAAAGCTAGATACGTTAACCCTGAAGAGTGCACAAGCTGCGGCGACTGCATCGTTAAGTGTCCCGTGAAGGATATTCCCGATGAGTTCGAATACGGGCTCACCAAGAGGAAAGCGATCTATATCCCCCACGCCCAGGCCGTTCCCAGGGTTGCCATCATCGATGGAGAGCACTGCAGGATGATCCAAAAAGGAAAGTGCGGTCTCTGCCAGAAGGCATGCCAGAAGGGAGCTATACACTATGACGACAAGGACGAGGAGCTCGTCATCGACGTCGGATCCATAATCGCCGCCAACGGATTCCAGCTCTGGAACGCTGGGATAGCCACCGAATACGGATACGGCAGGATACCCAACGTCATCACATCTATGGAATTCGAGAGGTACATGTGTGCTTCCGGTTGCAGCAGCGGCCATATCGTTATGCCCTCCAGCGGCGAAGCGCCCAAGAGGATAGCGTTCATCCAGTGTTGCGGATCCAGGTCCCAGAAAGAGGGATGGAAGAAGTACTGCTCGTCCGTATGCTGCATGTATGCGACCAAAGAGGCAATGCTTACCAAGGAGCACATTGCAGATGTTGAAGAAGACATCTACTTCATGGACATAAGGTCCTACGGAAAAGAGTTCGAAGACTACATCCACAGGGCCGAAGACCAGTACAAGATCGGAATGATCAGAGGCGCCCGCGTCTCCAATCTCGAGGAAGATCCAGTCACCAAACAGGTGCTGGTCAACTTCACCGACTCGGACAACAACGGAAGGACAGAGGTATACGACATGGCCGTATTGTCTGTCGGACTCGTACCGCCGGACGGAGCCAAGGAATTCGCCGACATGCTCGGGATCGAGCTCAACGAGTATGGATTCTGTAAGACCAGCGTCTACTACCCTCTCGAGACCACAAGGAAAGGAATATTCGTCACCGGGTCTTTTGCGGCCCCCAAGGATATCCCGACATCCGTCGCAGAGGCGAGCGGTGCATCCGCAAAGGCTGGAAAGTACATTGTTGGCAAGGACTTCACGCCCTGCGCCCCCAAAGAGTATCCTAAGGAGAAGGACGTCGTCGGAAAGGAGCCCCGCGTCGGTGTTTGGGTCTGCCACTGCGGATCGAACATCGCGGGAACCGTTGATGTAAAGGCGGTCTCGGAATTCGCCGCGAACCTGCCTGGAGTCGTATACTCCACTAATGTAACTTACGCGTGCGCACAGGACGCTCTCAAGGCAATCTCGGAAGCAATCACTTCCAAGGACCTCAACAGGGTCGTCGTTGCCTCATGCACGCCCAGGACGCACGAGCCCCTCTTCAGGGAAGCATGTCAGGACGGAGGGCTTAACAAGTATCTCTGCAACATGGCCAACATCCGCGACCAGTGCTCGTGGATCCATATGCAGAACCCGGAAGCGGCAACCAAGAAATCCAAGGACCTCGTTAAGATGGCGGTCGCAAAGACCGTCCTCCTCGAGCCGCTCGTCGGATCTGACGTTCCTGTTAAGCAGGTAGCCGCAGTCATCGGTGGAGGAATCACCGGTATGACCGCGGCCCTCGACCTTGCAGGCCAGGGATTCGAGACCCACCTCGTCGAGAGGGAAAAGGAGCTCGGAGGATTCGCACGCAACTTCCACCACAAGGAAGACGGGGTCGAAGTGGCCCAGTTCCTCAAGGATACAATAGAGAAGGTCAAAAGCTGCAACCTGATCAAGGTGCACACCGGAGTGTCCGTCAAGGACATCCCGGGATACGTAGGCAACTTCATCGTGAAGCTGTCCGACGGGTCCGAGATCGAGGCGGGAGCGGTGCTTCTCGCAGTCGGTGCAAGCCAGTACAAGCCTACCGAGTTCAACTATGGAAAGGACCCAAAGGTCATGACCACGCTCGAAGCGGAGGCGAAAATCGCAGACGGCACCTTCAAGGGCGAGAAGATCGCGTTCATCAGCTGCGTCGGGTCCAGATCCAAGGACGTGGCGTACTGTTCCCGTGTATGTTGCTCGGGCGCACTGCGCAATGCGGTCCGGATCAAGATGGCCAACCCGATGGCGGATGTCACTTACTTCCACAAGGACGTCAGGACATACGGATTCCGCGAGGAACTGTACTATCTGGCATCCCAGCTCGGAATAAGGTTCGTGAGATATCCTGTCGAGGACGACCTCCCGGCATATGATGGAAAGAGAGTCAAGGCATTCGACGCCACTCTCGGAGCGGAGATCGAGATACCTGTTGACACAGTTGTTCTTGCAGCAGGCATGACTCCCGGTCGCGAGGAGAAGGAAGAGATCGCCAAGATGGTCAAGGTCCCCATCAGCAAAGACGGCTTCTATTTCGAGGCCCACCAGAAGCTGAGGCCGGTAGATTTCGCCACCGAAGGTGTCTTCGTTGCAGGAACCGCGCACTGGCCCAAATTTATGGACGAGTGCATGGCGCAGGCATCCGGAGCCGCTTCCAGGATGATCACCATCATCTCCAAGGACAAGCGCGTGTCCGAAGGCATAGTAGCATCCCCCAACCCGGAGAGATGCGACGGCTGCGGAGTGTGCGTGGGATGCTGTGACTACAATGCCATCAGCATCGTGGACTGCGGAAATGGGAAGTTGAAGAGCAGCGTCAACGCCGCACTGTGCAAAGCATGCGGAAGCTGTGTTGCTTCATGCCCGTCCGGAGCGATGGAACAGGCAGGATTCAAGAGCAAGCAGATATGCGCCGAGATCGACGCATTCCTTAACCCTGCAGGAGGGGAGTGA
- a CDS encoding hydrogenase iron-sulfur subunit codes for MADFEPKIVAFCCNWCSYAGADGAGVARLQMPTNFRIIRTMCSARIDPEFVLRALSKGADGVIVLGCHPADCHYIGGNYRARRRISLLRMVLEQYGFDSKRLNLEWVSASEATKFQATITNFVNTIKELGPTPLVKVVDRKEAVKEAE; via the coding sequence ATGGCAGATTTTGAACCAAAGATTGTAGCTTTCTGCTGCAACTGGTGCTCGTACGCGGGCGCCGACGGAGCAGGCGTAGCCAGACTCCAGATGCCCACGAACTTCCGCATCATCAGGACGATGTGCTCAGCAAGGATAGACCCGGAGTTTGTCCTCAGGGCCCTCTCCAAAGGTGCGGACGGAGTTATCGTCCTGGGATGCCACCCAGCAGACTGCCACTACATCGGTGGCAACTACAGGGCAAGGAGAAGGATATCCCTTCTCAGGATGGTCCTCGAGCAGTACGGATTCGACTCCAAGAGGCTAAACCTCGAGTGGGTCTCCGCGTCCGAGGCCACGAAGTTCCAGGCAACAATAACGAATTTCGTGAACACAATAAAGGAACTAGGCCCCACCCCTCTGGTGAAGGTCGTAGACCGCAAGGAAGCAGTAAAGGAGGCTGAGTAA
- a CDS encoding oxidoreductase: protein MGWWADRKKKKEEEKAAKPVASEKKATTVKAADGGACECAVDKEPIGLAAADLGPLLPGAPPNGKVNLAIYWAAGCGGCDVSILDSNERILTIGDMANIVMWPIAIDGKEKDIAAMEDGSITVSMINGAVRNSENEHMVKLLRKKSLIVVSYGTCACFGGTPALANLVPGGKDEILDYVYTETPSSAAFQKKYSNVKPTIPQTSTTVPEGELTLPLMYDTVYSLDQVIDVDYYIPGCPPMQESISHLLKAVADFAYKGVALPPKGTMVGITSKTLCEECPRKKDYKRIVEVKEPYQVDTNNDQCLVDLGILCLGAATMGGCGAKCTRVGQPCRGCYGPSPDVQEIGSSAFTAIASLFPVIDEDPLMGEDKVDEIMSQIKDPLGYFYAFSMSKSLIRRSVKEGGQ from the coding sequence ATGGGATGGTGGGCAGACAGAAAGAAAAAGAAGGAAGAGGAGAAGGCAGCTAAGCCGGTCGCTTCCGAGAAGAAAGCCACCACTGTGAAGGCAGCCGATGGCGGAGCGTGCGAGTGCGCAGTCGACAAAGAGCCCATCGGGCTCGCCGCTGCAGACCTCGGACCCCTGCTCCCCGGAGCCCCGCCGAACGGCAAGGTCAACCTTGCTATCTACTGGGCGGCCGGTTGCGGCGGATGCGATGTATCCATCCTCGACTCTAACGAGAGGATCCTGACCATCGGCGACATGGCCAACATAGTGATGTGGCCAATCGCTATCGACGGTAAGGAAAAGGACATCGCCGCCATGGAGGACGGTTCGATCACCGTATCCATGATCAACGGTGCGGTCAGGAACAGCGAGAACGAGCACATGGTGAAGCTGCTCAGGAAGAAGTCACTGATCGTCGTTTCCTACGGAACGTGCGCATGCTTCGGCGGAACCCCTGCCCTTGCGAACCTCGTGCCCGGTGGAAAGGACGAGATTCTGGACTATGTCTACACCGAGACGCCGAGCTCGGCGGCCTTCCAGAAAAAGTACAGCAACGTCAAGCCGACAATCCCTCAGACGTCCACAACCGTCCCCGAGGGAGAACTGACGCTCCCGTTGATGTATGATACGGTCTATTCTCTGGATCAGGTCATCGATGTCGACTACTACATACCGGGATGCCCCCCTATGCAGGAGTCCATCTCGCACCTGCTCAAAGCAGTTGCCGACTTCGCTTACAAAGGCGTTGCGCTGCCTCCGAAGGGAACAATGGTCGGAATCACGTCCAAGACCCTCTGCGAGGAGTGCCCCAGGAAGAAGGATTACAAGAGGATAGTTGAGGTTAAAGAACCCTACCAGGTTGACACCAACAACGACCAGTGCCTGGTCGATCTGGGCATATTATGCCTCGGAGCGGCCACGATGGGCGGGTGCGGAGCAAAGTGCACCAGGGTCGGACAGCCCTGTCGCGGATGCTACGGACCCTCGCCGGATGTTCAGGAGATCGGATCGAGCGCTTTCACGGCTATCGCTTCCCTCTTCCCGGTCATCGACGAGGACCCGCTCATGGGTGAGGACAAGGTCGACGAGATCATGAGCCAGATAAAGGACCCGCTCGGGTACTTCTATGCGTTCTCGATGTCTAAGTCACTGATTAGGAGATCCGTCAAGGAAGGAGGTCAGTAA